One Dokdonia sp. Dokd-P16 genomic window carries:
- a CDS encoding GTP-binding protein: MKKLPVTVLSGFLGAGKTTLLNHILHNKQGLKVAVIVNDMSEVNIDAQLVENENTLSRTEERLVEMSNGCICCTLRDDLMVEVEKLAKEDRFDYLLIESTGISEPIPVAQTFSFESEDGSIDLSRFSYVDTMVTVVDGFNFLKDFSSPDYLTSRDLTDIEGDTRTIVNLLTDQVEFANVILLNKTDLITEEQLKQLYGILTKLNPGAKIIPTHNSKVPLKEIVGTGLFDFEEAENSAGWLQELENEHIPETEEYGIGSMVFRSKKPFHTERFWKFATSGFPADVIRSKGLFWMSSRPKQALIWSSAGGSLKTDPAGVWWASMPYTERINYGAFVDNRELIESDWHPAYGDRKNELVFIAINIDRDILTKQLEACLLTPEEEKLWEEGNLPLTDQWPIQAMEYTN; the protein is encoded by the coding sequence ATGAAAAAATTACCAGTTACCGTACTTAGCGGTTTTTTGGGTGCAGGTAAAACTACCTTGCTCAATCACATATTGCATAATAAACAAGGTCTTAAAGTCGCTGTAATCGTAAATGATATGAGCGAGGTAAATATAGATGCCCAGCTTGTAGAAAATGAAAATACCCTTTCTCGCACAGAAGAGAGACTTGTTGAAATGTCTAACGGTTGTATATGTTGCACCCTACGGGACGACCTAATGGTTGAGGTTGAAAAGCTAGCAAAAGAAGATAGATTTGATTACCTCCTCATAGAAAGTACCGGTATTTCTGAGCCCATACCAGTTGCACAAACCTTCAGTTTTGAAAGTGAAGATGGCAGTATTGACCTTAGCCGTTTTAGCTATGTAGATACCATGGTTACGGTAGTAGATGGCTTTAATTTTTTAAAAGATTTTTCTAGTCCTGATTACTTAACATCTCGTGATCTAACCGATATAGAGGGAGATACACGTACTATTGTAAACCTTCTAACAGATCAAGTAGAGTTTGCAAATGTTATTCTTCTTAATAAGACAGACCTCATTACCGAAGAGCAACTCAAGCAATTGTATGGCATCTTAACAAAGCTCAATCCTGGTGCAAAGATTATACCTACACATAACTCTAAGGTTCCATTAAAAGAGATTGTAGGTACAGGATTATTTGATTTTGAAGAGGCCGAAAATTCTGCTGGATGGTTACAAGAACTAGAAAATGAGCACATCCCAGAAACCGAAGAGTACGGTATAGGCTCTATGGTTTTTAGAAGTAAAAAACCATTTCACACAGAGCGCTTCTGGAAGTTTGCAACCTCTGGTTTTCCTGCAGATGTTATTAGGAGTAAAGGCTTATTCTGGATGTCATCACGACCTAAACAAGCGTTGATATGGAGCTCGGCCGGAGGCTCTCTTAAAACAGACCCTGCTGGTGTGTGGTGGGCATCAATGCCTTACACAGAGCGTATTAATTATGGAGCTTTTGTAGATAATCGTGAGTTGATAGAAAGCGATTGGCATCCTGCGTATGGAGATCGTAAAAATGAGCTCGTTTTTATTGCGATTAATATAGATCGAGATATCCTAACTAAGCAACTAGAAGCGTGTCTTCTCACTCCAGAAGAAGAGAAACTGTGGGAAGAAGGGAATCTGCCACTCACAGACCAGTGGCCTATACAAGCAATGGAATACACAAATTAG
- a CDS encoding DUF5829 family protein: MIKRKEISQAFGADVSNVLFDHLYVVVDSITYSQVTSDSQWQDTYASLDVGLPDFAPLSNTSATCYIRGHQHSIEILGPNNSYDEPIGKSGIGFSLKNKGEHFHLGVTPKLRALRDSLLTATETVKMKVNGQDHTWFKAFYTPSPGTALHTWYAFYNPKFLDQLSDEEHPSYLREDFLASSYADHKLFHGINEINLKCTQADFNRIAQELGYLKSELLDREGNLYTIKSGDVKIVLEPSKDIAYSRITKITCKLNSADNSVSQLGNITITNSGKVSTWDFNELHLH, encoded by the coding sequence TTGATTAAACGTAAGGAGATAAGCCAAGCATTCGGGGCAGATGTTTCTAATGTGTTGTTTGATCACTTATACGTTGTGGTAGATAGCATTACGTACTCGCAAGTAACTAGTGACAGCCAGTGGCAGGACACCTATGCTAGCTTAGATGTAGGTTTGCCTGATTTTGCTCCACTTTCTAATACCTCTGCTACTTGCTACATAAGAGGACATCAACACTCCATTGAGATATTGGGGCCTAACAATAGCTATGATGAGCCTATAGGGAAGAGTGGTATAGGATTTTCTCTTAAAAATAAAGGTGAGCATTTTCATTTAGGCGTTACACCAAAATTGAGAGCCTTAAGGGACTCCCTACTTACGGCTACCGAAACGGTAAAAATGAAAGTTAACGGACAAGATCATACGTGGTTTAAAGCATTTTATACACCTAGTCCAGGCACTGCATTGCATACTTGGTATGCGTTTTATAACCCTAAGTTTTTAGATCAATTAAGTGACGAAGAACATCCATCATATTTAAGAGAAGATTTTCTCGCATCTTCCTATGCAGATCATAAATTATTTCACGGCATTAATGAAATTAACTTGAAGTGCACTCAAGCAGATTTTAACAGGATTGCACAAGAGTTAGGATATCTTAAGAGTGAGTTGCTGGATAGAGAAGGTAATTTATATACCATTAAAAGTGGGGATGTAAAAATTGTACTTGAGCCGTCAAAAGACATAGCATATAGTCGTATCACAAAAATTACTTGCAAACTAAATAGTGCAGATAACAGTGTAAGTCAACTAGGAAATATCACAATAACAAACAGTGGTAAAGTCTCGACCTGGGACTTTAATGAGTTGCATTTACATTAA
- a CDS encoding MerC domain-containing protein has translation MKSKTVDKIAIISAVCCALHCALLPILIGFTALAGLAIFKNPWIEYAFIISGILLAFFSLGRSLRLHRDHTPARMATIGVVVLLISRLQVVHEVETIFTVIGALFLVLAHVKNIHAVHRLREPRIVRQ, from the coding sequence ATGAAATCAAAAACTGTAGATAAGATTGCAATCATAAGCGCTGTTTGTTGCGCACTGCACTGTGCGCTATTACCTATTTTAATAGGTTTTACAGCCCTAGCTGGTTTGGCAATTTTCAAAAACCCGTGGATAGAATATGCTTTTATTATTTCCGGGATACTCCTAGCTTTTTTCTCATTAGGTAGAAGTTTGAGACTGCATCGCGATCATACACCAGCTAGAATGGCAACCATAGGTGTAGTTGTGTTACTCATAAGTAGATTACAAGTTGTACACGAGGTAGAGACTATTTTTACGGTTATTGGAGCGCTGTTTTTAGTGCTAGCCCACGTTAAAAACATACACGCAGTACATCGTCTTAGAGAACCTAGAATTGTAAGACAGTAA
- a CDS encoding OmpA family protein yields MTKNITILLLLFSVSLFAQKTYKNADKLFEQMRYVEAAAVYEKAIDRGDNSMVLLQKAGDSYYFNTDMEEAYKWYDLLVSQYRDEVDAEYLFRFAHTLQGIGDNKAAKKWMKAFAKASTKNDKRIDDYAQKERTLADVLAIPAQFELKNLSINTAYSDFGPAYYGNKLVYSSAVDTSYYIKRRYHWNDQPFLDFYIGQINAAENEVKREKIFSKVINTKYHEATIAFTNDGNRIYFTRNNYDGDLKRGEDGISHLKLYTAVRNDSLDRKDDWSDVRELPFNSKDYSTGHPTLSEDGSKLYFVSDMPGTIGATDIFVVDILGDNTYSTPRNLGPKVNTSGREMFPFIAKGVMYFASDGHLGVGGLDVFESDIDDNTFSIPRNLGKPLNSQLDDFGFIINEEGEQGFVCSNREGGIGDDDIYAIQRIAPEDVVNDCKQLIKGYVINGRTQERIADATVSLYGENGVKLSETVSKRNGDYVFNFDLDCAEQYDIKVNKLGYTPNSKKIVTSSISSETIVPLDLETLSELIVEDGGLLKIKVGIIFFDLNKDYIRPDAAMELNKIVALMSQQPSIEIRIESHTDARADDNYNMELSQRRAISTKNYLIRQGIAKERILSAQGFGETQLLNDCSNGVKCDEVQHQINRRSEFIIEKM; encoded by the coding sequence ATGACAAAGAATATTACGATACTTCTGCTACTTTTTTCTGTCTCTCTCTTTGCACAGAAAACATATAAAAACGCAGATAAGCTATTTGAACAAATGCGCTATGTTGAAGCGGCAGCTGTTTATGAGAAAGCAATAGACAGAGGAGATAATTCTATGGTTCTTCTGCAGAAGGCTGGAGATTCATATTACTTCAATACTGATATGGAGGAAGCTTATAAGTGGTATGATCTGCTTGTGAGTCAATATAGAGATGAAGTCGATGCTGAGTATTTATTTCGATTTGCACATACACTTCAAGGTATTGGTGATAATAAAGCGGCAAAAAAATGGATGAAAGCTTTCGCGAAAGCGTCAACTAAAAATGATAAACGTATTGATGATTATGCCCAGAAAGAGCGTACTCTGGCAGATGTGCTAGCGATTCCTGCGCAATTTGAACTTAAAAACTTATCAATAAATACAGCGTATTCAGACTTTGGACCTGCATATTATGGAAATAAACTTGTGTACTCATCTGCTGTGGATACGTCTTATTATATCAAAAGAAGGTATCATTGGAACGATCAGCCATTTTTAGATTTTTATATAGGCCAGATTAATGCTGCCGAAAATGAAGTAAAAAGAGAAAAAATATTTTCTAAGGTTATAAATACAAAATATCACGAGGCTACCATTGCTTTTACTAATGATGGTAATCGTATTTACTTTACTAGAAATAACTATGATGGAGATTTGAAAAGAGGAGAGGATGGAATTAGCCATCTTAAATTATATACTGCGGTTAGGAATGACAGTCTAGATAGAAAGGACGACTGGAGTGATGTGCGTGAACTGCCATTTAATAGTAAGGATTACTCTACGGGTCATCCTACGCTTAGTGAAGATGGTAGTAAACTTTATTTTGTGTCAGACATGCCAGGTACAATAGGCGCTACAGATATATTTGTAGTAGATATATTGGGGGATAATACATATTCTACACCTCGAAATCTAGGCCCTAAAGTGAATACATCAGGAAGAGAAATGTTTCCTTTTATTGCAAAGGGAGTGATGTACTTTGCTTCGGATGGACACTTAGGAGTTGGTGGATTAGATGTTTTTGAGAGTGATATAGATGACAATACTTTTTCAATTCCACGTAATTTAGGAAAACCACTCAATAGTCAACTAGATGATTTTGGTTTCATTATTAACGAAGAAGGAGAGCAAGGTTTTGTATGTTCAAACAGAGAAGGAGGAATAGGCGATGATGATATTTATGCAATACAGCGTATTGCTCCTGAAGATGTTGTAAACGATTGTAAACAACTTATTAAAGGGTATGTGATTAACGGACGTACGCAAGAGCGTATAGCGGATGCTACAGTTTCTTTATATGGGGAGAATGGGGTTAAGCTCTCTGAAACCGTAAGTAAAAGGAATGGGGATTATGTTTTTAATTTTGACCTTGACTGTGCTGAGCAATATGATATAAAAGTAAATAAATTAGGGTACACTCCTAATTCAAAAAAGATTGTTACTTCTAGTATCTCATCAGAAACTATAGTTCCACTAGATCTAGAAACGCTAAGTGAGCTTATTGTGGAAGATGGAGGTCTACTTAAAATTAAGGTTGGAATTATATTCTTTGATCTCAATAAGGACTACATACGTCCGGACGCTGCTATGGAGCTCAATAAGATTGTAGCACTGATGTCTCAACAACCATCAATAGAGATTAGAATAGAATCTCATACGGATGCCCGCGCAGATGATAATTATAATATGGAGCTCTCGCAAAGAAGAGCTATATCAACCAAAAATTACTTAATAAGACAAGGGATAGCAAAAGAGAGAATATTGTCTGCTCAAGGTTTTGGAGAAACGCAATTGCTTAATGATTGTTCTAATGGAGTGAAATGCGATGAAGTGCAGCATCAAATTAATAGAAGGTCAGAGTTTATTATAGAGAAAATGTAG
- a CDS encoding type IX secretion system membrane protein PorP/SprF, with the protein MNVKLRVLIVGLVGLSFQTLFAQQDPQFTQYMYNTLSVNPAYAGSRGHASAIGVLRSQWVGLDGAPRTQTFSLDTPIGEHVGLGLAIANDELGPSKETYLDLNFSYTIMTSDTRKLSFGLKGGGRFLDIDFSKGNAQSQDVLFQNNVSEFLPTLGAGVYWHNDRNYLGFSIPNLFTDQTYDDIQQTVAAERLHLFIIGGIVTDLSSTTKFKPAFLVKSVTGAPLIVDLSANFMFYEKLRLGLSYRWDDSVSGLAGFQITPQLLVGYSYDYTTTELQRFNTGSHEITMRFDLISKTKKIKSPRFF; encoded by the coding sequence ATGAATGTAAAGCTTAGAGTATTAATAGTGGGTTTAGTAGGTCTATCCTTCCAAACGCTATTTGCGCAGCAAGATCCCCAGTTTACACAATATATGTACAATACATTGAGTGTAAATCCAGCATATGCTGGATCTAGAGGTCATGCTTCTGCGATTGGGGTATTGAGATCGCAATGGGTTGGTCTTGATGGAGCTCCAAGGACGCAGACTTTTTCCTTAGACACTCCAATTGGTGAACATGTAGGTCTTGGTCTGGCAATAGCAAATGATGAACTTGGTCCTTCTAAGGAAACGTATCTAGATCTTAATTTTTCATATACGATAATGACTTCAGACACTCGTAAGCTTTCATTTGGGTTAAAAGGAGGTGGGCGTTTCTTAGATATTGATTTTTCTAAGGGTAATGCTCAAAGTCAAGATGTCCTTTTCCAAAACAATGTGAGCGAATTTTTACCTACTCTAGGAGCAGGTGTCTACTGGCATAATGATCGTAACTATCTTGGGTTCTCAATCCCAAATTTATTTACAGATCAAACCTATGATGATATACAGCAAACTGTAGCTGCCGAAAGACTTCACTTATTTATAATAGGAGGTATTGTCACAGATCTTAGTAGTACGACAAAATTTAAACCAGCTTTCCTAGTAAAGAGTGTTACAGGAGCTCCGCTTATTGTGGATTTATCTGCAAATTTTATGTTCTATGAAAAGTTAAGATTAGGGCTTTCTTATAGATGGGATGATTCTGTAAGTGGTCTTGCTGGATTCCAAATAACACCACAGCTACTGGTGGGGTATTCTTATGATTATACCACTACTGAATTACAGCGATTTAATACTGGAAGCCATGAGATTACAATGAGATTTGATCTTATCTCAAAAACGAAGAAAATTAAATCACCTCGTTTCTTTTAA